A genomic window from Chrysoperla carnea chromosome 3, inChrCarn1.1, whole genome shotgun sequence includes:
- the LOC123296644 gene encoding uncharacterized protein LOC123296644, whose amino-acid sequence MELKRLLLIILNIELTKKVVGFIRPLSNFTSKVPRQEYEYYGNVVQHPYAVQIYSTEKVRKPTYFEVDGWNFECSGALLSEILVLTTAKCVQDKKFYIVCAGDTATYSFMNPAVPTLVVNKAVHPLYEKGNPDYNIAMVKVIPSLITSITIHSIEICYTQNWEYLSEWKKANATVVGWEKNEDRKEISIDYTKTMAKKECGLKMKSLRIFADPVPPLCTSSCLETPYNCKNQEGALAIVNGYLYGIGSQLEDEDCETTFYTTFTSYGIAHWIEKHMQILSNSDNWITGFENK is encoded by the exons atggagCTTAAACGACTTTTACTCATAATTCTTAACATTGAGCTGACTAAAAAAGTAGTTG GTTTTATACGGCCATTATCAAATTTCACCTCCAAAGTTCCACGACAGGAATATGAATACTACGGAAATGTGGTGCAGCATCCATATGCG GTTCAAATTTATTCGACGGAAAAAGTCCGTAAACCTACATATTTCGAAGTTGATGGTTGGAATTTTGAATGCAGTGGAGCCTTGCTTTCGGAGATACTGGTATTAACAACTGCAAAATGTGtacaagataaaaaattttatatagtttgtGCTGGAGATACGGCCACTTATTCTTTTATGAATCCCGCAGTCCCAACACTTGTTGTTAACAAAGCTGTCCATCCTTTGTATGAAAAAGGCAACCCTGATTACAATATTGCAATGGTTAAA gtAATCCCGTCACTCATAACTTCTATAACAATCCATTCGATCGAAATATGTTATACCCAAAATTGGGAATATTTATCAGAGTGGAAAAAAGCGAATGCAACAGTAGTGGGATGGGAAAAG aaTGAGGATCGTAAAGAAATTTCCATCGATTATACGAAAACTATGGCGAAAAAAGAATGTGGCTTGAAGATGAAGAGTTTGAGAATATTCGCTGATCCCGTACCGCCGCTATGTACCAGTAGTTGTTTAGAAACACCctataattgtaaaaatcaaGAAGGTGCACTTGCTATCGTGAACGGATATTTATATGGTATTGGATCCCAGTTAGAGGATGAGGATTGTGAAACCACCTTTTATACAACGTTTACATCTTATGGTATAGCGCATTGGATAGAAAAGCATATGCAAATATTGTCCAATTCTGACAATTGGATAACAGGATTTGAgaataaataa
- the LOC123296339 gene encoding hypodermin-A-like: MCFRRISLLFLNIGWISLGLSAYIDEFINPETNFISKTERYVWKKPTLNSPNDMLMYGGINTKIEEYPFVVQIFQRIRKVFHGEKIWIWDFICTGTILSESVIITAARCINDAQQYGIIAGETFCDNSSQSRTLDWSKNENFREIDKKSTRIHPLFGKDSDIEYNVSLLKLKVRLIYTDKIQNIKICHRDLEYWAKINKEEFVGEVVGWNWRKDQYCCPISEQLMKIQQKITPLEQCRKMFYEDSSGKDYLPTCTTFCGTEFKSQEYLCKSDSGAPFVFNNTLFGITTFFPHECDKDLNPLRTRYVLYARLSNVNLLTWLKEELNKLDQE, encoded by the exons ATGTGCTTCAGACGTATTTCATTACTATTTCTTAATATTGGATGGATTTCATTAG GTCTAAGTGCTTATATAGACGAATTCATAAATCCGGAAACGAATTTCATATCGAAAACAGAACGATATGTATGGAAGAAACCAACACTCAATTCGCCGAATGATATGTTAATGTATGGTGGTATTAACACGAAAATTGAAGAATATCCATTtgtg GTTCAAATATTCCAACGCATACGCAAGGTATTCCATGGAGAGAAAATATGGATATGGGATTTTATATGCACTGGAACCATTCTCTCAGAGTCGGTAATAATAACTGCAGCACGATGTATCAATGATGCGCAACAATATGGCATAATAGCCGGtgaaacattttgtgataattcAAGCCAATCACGTACATTAGACTGGAGTAAGAACGAAAATTTTAGAGAGATTGACAAAAAGTCTACACGAATACATCCTTTATTCGGAAAAGATTCGGACATAGAATATAATGTTTCTTTGTTGAAG TTAAAAGTAAGATTAATATATACAgacaaaatacaaaacataaaaatctgtCATAGAGATTTGGAATACTGGGCTAAAATAAATAAGGAGGAATTCGTGGGAGAAGTAGTGGGATGGAATTGg agAAAGGACCAATATTGTTGTCCGATTTCCGAACAGCTAATGAAAATCCAGCAAAAAATTACACCGCTTGAGCAatgtagaaaaatgttttacgaAGATTCAAGTGGAAAAGATTATTTACCAACTTGTACAACATTTTGCGGTACTGAGTTTAAGTCTCAAGAATATTTGTGTAAATCTGATTCTGGAGCCCCGTTTGTATTCAATAATACGTTATTTGGCATAACGACTTTTTTCCCACATGAATGTGACAAAGACTTGAATCCGTTACGAACACGTTATGTGTTGTATGCACGACTGTCAAATGTTAATTTACTTACCTGGTTGAAAGAAGAATTGAACAAACTTGACCAGGAAtga
- the LOC123296340 gene encoding uncharacterized protein LOC123296340: MDFNKFFCLIFNIVFIPHLIGANIYGQVMEPISNSIDRKWDVNMEHKYFKGNKPNKYSAYNGGSSRPLIAGEGAIDAKTIDYPYVVQVFQRSMASNRRQVWRFRCTGAILDRKVIIVSGFCIGNSPYKISLERGSNFAILAGEDYHDRPRSDLDSRYKRVESFTMHPLSKILNGTTGMEYDIALLKLSEELNFEESEGKIGKITICRRDGEYWANVWNEGVPGLVVGWGWKTGRRCCEVADTLKVMHQEIITNYQCQKRLDERIKLHTPPKVPHCLIFCSDDYNDDNKAYLCKTDTGVLYIINGTLYGIAAWFQEECPDWNLKNPKTDMSRYEQPTRIVMYNKLSSFGLYDWIIDTTKKLMDGVPVENIQFDIPRIEYE, translated from the exons atggattttaataaatttttttgcttaatttttaatattgtgttTATACCACATCTGATTG gtGCAAATATTTATGGACAAGTAATGGAACCAATATCGAATTCCATAGACCGAAAATGGGACGTAAATATGGAACATAAATACTTCAAGGGAAATAAACCAAACAAATACTCTGCCTACAACGGTGGAAGTAGCCGACCACTAATAGCGGGCGAGGGTGCTATAGATGCTAAAACGATAGATTATCCTTATGTG GTTCAAGTGTTCCAACGCTCGATGGCTAGTAACCGCCGACAAGTATGGAGGTTTAGATGTACTGGAGCGATACTCGATCGTAAGGTGATAATTGTTTCTGGATTTTGTATTGGAAACTCACCATATAAAATAAGCTTAGAAAGAGGAAGTAATTTTGCGATTCTTGCTGGGGAAGATTACCATGATCGCCCAAGGAGTGACCTGGATTCCAGATATAAAAGAGTAGAAAGTTTTACTATGCATCCTTTAAGCAAAATATTGAATGGAACTACTGGAATGGAATATGATATTGCTTTATTGAAG CTAAGTGAAGAACTAAATTTTGAAGAATCGGAaggaaaaattggaaaaattacaatttgtaGAAGAGATGGAGAGTATTGGGCAAATGTATGGAATGAAGGGGTTCCTGGATTGGTGGTTGGATGGGGTTGG AAAACTGGAAGGCGTTGCTGTGAAGTTGCTGACACACTAAAAGTAATGCatcaagaaataataacaaattatcaATGCCAAAAAAGACTTGatgaaagaataaaattacataCGCCACCAAAAGTACCCCattgtttgatattttgttcGGACGATTATAATGACGATAATAAGGCATATCTGTGTAAAACGGACACTGGCgtattgtatataattaatggCACATTATATGGAATTGCAGCATGGTTTCAAGAAGAGTGTCCAGATTGGAATCTCAAGAATCCGAAGACAGATATGAGTCGATATGAGCAACCGACCCGTATTGTAATGTACAATAAACTTTCAAGTTTCGGCTTATATGATTGGATCATTGACACGACAAAAAAACTTATGGATGGTGTACCAGTAGAGaatattcaatttgacattCCTCGTAttgaatatgaataa